A portion of the Luxibacter massiliensis genome contains these proteins:
- a CDS encoding GntR family transcriptional regulator, with the protein MNVNPNIDKPIFIQIAEQLEDSIFTNIFPEETKIPSTNEISALLSINPHTVLKGMNMLVDEGIIYKKRGLGMYVKEGAVEKIQKKRQGQFYNQYIASLIAEASKLQMSKEEVITLIERGYENECNPN; encoded by the coding sequence TTGAATGTAAATCCAAACATAGATAAACCTATCTTTATTCAAATTGCGGAGCAGCTGGAAGATTCTATATTTACAAATATTTTTCCCGAGGAAACGAAGATACCATCGACAAATGAAATATCCGCATTGTTGAGTATCAATCCCCACACTGTCTTAAAAGGGATGAATATGCTGGTGGATGAGGGGATTATCTACAAGAAAAGAGGACTCGGAATGTATGTGAAGGAGGGCGCTGTGGAGAAAATTCAAAAGAAAAGGCAGGGGCAATTTTATAACCAATATATTGCATCACTAATAGCAGAGGCATCTAAACTGCAGATGTCCAAGGAAGAGGTTATCACATTAATAGAGAGGGGTTATGAAAATGAATGCAATCCAAATTAA